aacacccattttcatacacaagaTGAGAATCCGCGCACGCTCGCGCGGTATTAAAGCATGTTTTTAGTCGAGTGGCAAAGTAAACAAGGTGATAGTCACTTACGCCTAAGCCTGACGCAAAATTCGGGACTATACCTCTTTAACATGTGAGGTTGCCAATAAAAAAATATGCGGTGGTGATATCGGGCCGACAAGACCAACAATTCCCCGTTAAGTTACAATTAAAGACTGCATTTGACAAATGTCAAAAGTACAAGGTCAACAACATTAACTAGTTCAACTATTTAATATTCATGAAGTGCAACCAGTACAAGAATAATAAGATATAGATATACGGCTTCAATCAAGGTGATATTGCCCCACACAAAATTAGTCACAAACGTGGTTATTCTGTTCGAGATCGCGGATCTTGACCAAAATGAAAGAATATTTAAAATTTAGCTGTAAACGACGGATCTCAAAAAAAAATTCCAGTTTCATGCTTGGGACAAACTTTTTTATAGCAATAAATAAGCTGGGTGATACATTTAGTTAATCATAACTTGTTTAAAAAATTAGGTGTTGTTTCTAGACGCACAATAAACCATTTTTATGGCACATGTTATAATTTATACCTGTAAAGTATAATTATGTAATAAAGGGTCattttttaaacactttaaaaagTATTAATTAATTTTTTCTACATGaacacataaataaataaatacataataaataaaaaataaaagataatgaaataaatacataattaaaaaaaagagtaaaatgcacggatagtccctgtggttttgtaaagTAACAtttatagtccccaacttttgaaaattacactcttgctccctgtggtttgctcagttgttactcggatagtcacTGGAGTTGATGACCGttagttttctctgttaagtctaTGCGAAATTACTCAACTACCCTTGCTacaaaaatattaattaaatagttAAAAGTATTCGTCAACTTTGTAGTTGGTGGATGTGATGGAGATGACCGATAATGGTGCGGTGTACATCGCGGCGGAGGTGGTCGTGTTTGCCGGCTGAAGTGGGTGGGTAGAGTGGTGGTGTCGGGTGGTTGGTTGCAGGCGGAGTGGGTGGGTAGAGTAGTGGTGTCGGGTGGATGGTTGCGGCTGATGTGGTCGTGTTTGCAGATTGAAGTGGGTGTGTAGAGTGGTGGTGTCGGGTCATCAACGTTACAATTCTCTTGTTGTTTTGTGTTATTACAAAAGCCCTCATATTTATCCCTAAATCAATGGATTCAATTACATAAGTTTTAAGATAAACCCTACTTCATGTTTGTGGGTTTTATGAGTGTGATTTAACTATTACATTGGGTTGATTGCAACTTTTTTATGTGAGTTTAAGGGTGGAGGTTGTTGTTCGTGGTGGAGGATGTTGATGATTATGGGTGATCTTTGAAATAGATGAGAAGTTAGAATTAGTGTATTTGTCATTTAAATGGACTTAATAGAGAAAACTAACGATCATTCATTTTAGGGACTATCCAAGTAACAACTGAGTAAATCACAGGAAGTAAGAATATAATTTTAAAAGTTAGAAATTATAcatgttattttacaaaaccactaTTTGTGTattttaataaacaaaaaaagaaagatAATAGATTTTTGCAAATTGCCGATGTCAATTTTCTTGGTAAAGGAAATAAACAATAAACAAGTAGGTGGTACACTGTACACATTGTCTAACGTGCACATGATGACAACTTTGCCTCACCACCAATCCGATGGCTTCCATTTTCCACAACTTCCTTCCTTCCTTATATAATGGGAAATGCACTCTTGACCCAATCTACACCATAGCATAAACCCTACCATTCAAAATCAAAACTTTGACCCACATCCTAAGATTCAGATCAGAGCAACAACAAGAAGAAACAAACCTCAAAGCTGGCCCTCCCTCCTCTTATCAGAAATGGGCATTAAAGATCACCATCCCCATTCTCTTAGAAGAAAACTGATTCCTTATGCTCTCTATGCTCTGCTTTTCATTGCCATCTTTCGCTTATATTTCTTCCCTACCCCTGCCTCCCtgccctccaccaccaccaccacctctgtTGACCCTCCTCCTTCCACAGGTACAATCTTTATACATATACTCATGTTATTTGTCTCTAAATACTCAACCCTTTATTATTTCTGTGATAAAGTTCCTATCTTTTTACTAAATAGTCCATCTTGTTGGATAAAGTTCCTATCTTTTAACTAATTGAAACTATTAATTACAAATTCTTGATCTTTATATTACATGGGTAAAgggttttactttttttttttttttttttttttaactcagGTGTTGTAGAAGAACAAGAAGAGAGCAGTTGTGACTACACCAATGGCAGATGGGTCCATGACAAGATGGGCCCAATGTACAACTCAACTGCATGTGGTACAATCAAAGATGGTCAAAACTGTGCTGCCCATGGCAGGCCAGACACTGGCTATCTCTATTGGAGATGGAAGCCCAACAAGTGTCATCTCCCCAGGTTTGACCCCAACACCTTCCTCCAGCTAACCAAAGATAGACACGTGGCATTTGTGGGTGACTCCCTTGCTAGGAATCAGTTGGAGTCTCTTTTGTGTATGCTTGCTACTGTCTCTCTTCCTAACTTGATTTACACTAATGGTGAAGATAACAAGTTTAGGAAATGGCATTTTGCATCCCATAATGTTACTGTTTCAGTTTATTGGTCACCTTTTCTTGTCAAGGGTACTGAGAAATCAGAACAAGTGCCTTACAACAGGCTCTATTTGGATTCTGTTAATGATGTTTGGGCGAAAGATCTAGACGGAATCGATATGGTGGTTTTGTCGATTGGTCATTGGTATCTTCATCCGGCGGTGTTTTACTACGGCGATTCGGTACTAGGTTGTCACTCTTGTAATGATAAGAACCATACTGAGGTTGGATTCTATGATGTTTATGGGATGGCATTCAACACTACCCTTAAGGCGTTAGTCAATAGAGGAACTGATGTGATTGTAACTACTTTTTCGCCCGCCCATTTTGAAGGCGATTGGGATTCATTAGATGCTTGTTCAAAGACGAAACCTTTCGAGGAAAACGAGAAGAATCTAGAAGGAATGGATTATGAAATGAGAAAGCAAGAGATTGAACAAGTGATTTCTGCTAAGCAATCCAAAAGTTTTCGTTTAGAGGCATTGGATGTGACTAAATTGGCATTAATGAGACCAGATGGGCACCCGGGGCCTTACATGTATCCGTTTCCTTTCGCAGATGGGAAACGGGAGAGGGTTCCAAACGATTGCGTTCATTGGTGCTTGCCCGGGCCTATAGATACATGGAATGAGATCATGTTAGATATAATGAAAAGATGGAATCATTAAATAGAAGGTTGTAGGGAACTTGTGATACATGGAGCTTCAACATTGAGAAACTAGGTAGAGGAAACAATCAAGTAACATTGATGAAGAACATGGCAGGGGATGGTGCTCCAAGAAATAGTTTTTATCCATGTACAGATGGATTACTTAATATTTTATACTCTTAAAGGTAAATCACATACAACACCATGTTACATATGAAAAGAAGGCCAGCATACATTTGTCTTTTTGAACATTGAtcttgtttgtttatgttgttttTCTTGGCTTGTTTAGATACCAACAGTTGTATTGTTATTAAAATAGTCTATAGAAAGTCAATTACACTTAAATTAATATTATCATTGTTTAAGCAACTGGCATATACTCATATGATGATAGATGATTGATCACATGAAGTTGATGAGAAAAGGTCATGTGCAATTTTCTTTTTAGTACTTTATTTAAACCACAATAAAAGGTGGATCCAATGAATCCCCTTTGAAACTTTGACAAAATTATTAACCCATTTAATTATCATTGTGTTTGAATTAGGTGTGCATTTTTTTGTTTAACCTTaagttttattaattaaatattaaaattacACCTTATAAACTGAATTATTATTTGCTTCTTAGGtcaaatgaaaacatgaaagtagaTGATAATAGTTTTTTTCCCGGTTAGTGTTTAAGCAACTGACATATTCTATACAAACGTTGAGATAAATACATATATTGTAATGGATATAAAATGTACTTGGGTTCATTTCCTTTATGAATAAAAAAGTTTTGCATAATTGACATCTTGCCGCAACGTGTGGGTTAGCTTCAACTCGTTAATAAACAACAGACAAATACTTTTTTAAGAGTCGCAATGTACATACTATGAATTCAAATTTACATCAGCTCCACTTGATAGTCCTGTCTCTATCATCTTTGTTGAATACTTTCAAACACACTAACCGGGAAAAAAAACTATTATCATCTACTTCTTGTGATCAATCATCTATTATCATATGAGTATATGCCAGTTGCTATGCATTTTTAAGCCATGAAACTGTATATTTAAATATAAGTTGTTTAATTAGCTACAACTATTCTATTAGTGACAATTTAGGCTTCAAATCATAATAACGATGACCTTAGATGGGCCTATTAATAAAACCTTTCATCGGTTGAATAGTTAATGAACACCGGTTCCCTCTCCATCTAGTTCTGCCGATGTTGTCCCACCTCAAAACTCAGACACATAATTTATGGCGAGTTTACGAATTCAGAGAAATCGATGCAGTCTATTGTAGTTTTTCACTGAGTTGTTTGATAATATGTGAGTTGAAACAAAAGTTCTGACTTGATGCTGTGCATATCTAGGAGAATTTCAGAAATatagggcatgtttgggtaagcttattgaaacaacttattaacttattggcttcttggaaaagtcaggatttcgtgacttattgacttattggcttttccccctcacatacaccctctttgccaaacatcattttagagcttatgacttttcagaaagtcaataagtcaataagttgtttcaaaaagcttacccaaacatgcccaTAGTATGATTATCATCGGCGGATGTTGTTTatcattgttttttttattaacttgTTTGATAATCTGTTTATCATCGGTGATCGGGAGAAGATGAGGGTGGGCCTATGGGttttttgagagagagagagagagagagagagagaaagaaaaggaggaagaagatgagggtgagccatctttattttttattttttttattgttcagGGGTAATCTAGTCATTTTACATACatttaactgagaaaattaaCATGGGTTAGTGATAAGGATTACCGAGTGCAAAATTTGCAACCACTGAGACCAACTCTGTACTTAGTAAATCATTGAGACCAAATCTACAATatttacaaaccacagggaccaactaGACATTTAACTCTTTCTTTTCCAAACACCTCCCATCAAAAGAAACTTTAATAATTCATGCATGTCAACCATTAAACTTCTTTCCATTTCATATATTTCTTCTTCTTTAATTCCTTTTTCATGCACCCTAGATCACCAGGCAGTCCCACTACTCATAGCTACAAAACACATGGTTATTAGCCGGGGCACCATCCTTCACCGTGGTCACCCGTGTCTAAACCTGTACATAACGACAATGCTTTTGCATTTGCATAAATTAACCCGTTGTTAAAACACCCATTTATATAAATTTACCCAATTGCTATATATAATTAATGACCGTAGCCATTTACacataagaccatgtgtagtggttaaacaaaataatgcccctaccatggggcattatttgacacgtggcagtccagtcagcatgagaaattattgcaaaagtggcgtagtagAAATAATGCCtcataatgccccttccaatcattaaaaaaaaaaaaaagcaaactaCTATCATTGGCCAGTCAAACCTTATCCACTCCCATTGGCACTCCCATTGGCCCATGCAATTCCTTTTCAGCGTTATCATAAGACCATGTATAGTGGTAAATCAATATAATGCCCctaccatggggcgttttgcgacacgtgtcatcccagtcagcatggggcattatagcataaagtggtTGATGAAACAAttgttaaccgggcagggttaactcactggtctcgtcaagaagggttaatcccttcctctcgaggatcgctggctggatcaccggtgggttgatctcctgcacaaggaaacaaaccgtgactcgtaacaaggaggatggggtggggggtgctccttgttaccactctccggcgtgagaatcagtaatttgcttaggaagcaaagtaagatagtagtagtagtgagagagttgtgatacctcaaacctggtttggggttggtatttatagccgaggagtgaaggaggaggatgacggacggactgacgacgtgctgcacctttgcaggtgtgtcaggcttgtcggttgtggatgttacgccacgtcagtccgttgcttacgtagccctgacaggtgactgccattggtgccacttgcactgtggtgtcagtcccacttgttgggcgtataggatgcggtgcgagccgcatcgctgcctgcggtaacatctgatgttatcgcgtctcttgcttgtgatcaagaaatacgcgagatgcggtgctggccgcatcgtcgcctgtggtgactgttgctgttatccagcttccttgtattgatagaagtgttcactggacgcggtgcgaggccgcatcgctgtgaatacttccgttttcatacaccagatgtgatgctatgtcgcatcactctaccgttctcacgttccaggtaagtcctcctccatcactagacagattggattcaacccttgtgtcgatgcGTCCTCGCATGagcacaagtaggttgttggctagtgggggttttgataagggtaatggtcactcgcggtcgatgctgacgcgagatctgagaccataccccttcaagtccccccagtctagtgttgctgccatgtgcaagttgcatgtgggaggagtactggactatggtgtttagaaggtagtttggagtctggagaagatcctagaccatgtggatggtcttttttgtttgtaaatcaagctggaggtctggaagggtcatttgacgcctcttccgtaccagtgaaaatgtttcgtctgatgcgaaattctcagcctttggctggttgccacctgttggtgtgccgaaccaattgtgggaattagttggaggaagtgtacaaacttcgaaccaatctctgagacggtggttgaaggtgtgcacaaacttcgaaccaacctttgaggtggtgaacgAAGAAGAGAGCGTGCTGCTCCCATGATTGGATATCTAATGATGATTCCtttcgtggggtgttcatgttcttcccattagctctcaagtaaccgcacgtcctttgcggttacctcgttgcttgacattgttggccacggttgtgggaacaacgttgggtacttgcgtcattgttggccatgtttggtcgaacaatgtgattctggataacggtcaaataaacatggtcataggcatggtaatgcctaccattgtttattctatccaacttacaagtagggtaacaaagtcataagcagacttgttaccgcttgttcgatcgtttgttgttcgacaagggctcgtatgatcattggggatctcttccgcatctcttccttaggcaccttccttcacgctccaataccgaggagttttccttggaGTAGGTTCGTTCCTCGATGTAgagttagttgtggctcttccgtagcaaccatttgcggaagctatggttatgtctgcagcgactcatgagtgtaTGCGGTTTTTcattcccatattcgctcgaaacgggtgtgttgctcggatgtggctcttgaaggttcaggagtcagggttgctgatgtgcgcgcgcgtacattcccttccttcttcttgttaaagaaggtgttcatgcaccctctgtggttgtgaaccggacatgagggatttgaagcttgaagagaatgaaggcaatgcggtttacctgtttctgagatgcggttaagtccaaagaacaacgctggttctgagtatctgacacacctgaacgggctcgtgtgtgtcatttccgcatattccacgtgtgctcgtgggtagtgcggacaggtattatacccccttataatgtggagatatatatttttgcctatttttaggggtatgtaaaaaaaaacgacatgcggtatgggttatggtgcggtaccagagaaaccgcatgccgcttgtaattggataaggtagtcgctttttgttgcagacgtggctgatctcacgtgtgagttggtggaagttggtgagatcattctggcatgtgctgaaatgaaaggacatttgcactgcccgaggcattaaatgcactgtagcaaggagtgtaaaggtctctcttgtcaggcgcgtgggcggccacgcgcgcgtgataaccgtcagcggaaacggcgcttgacacgtggtgtcgcgtaattcgttctttttgaacgtgatgattcgttttctccctccgcattaattgcgatgggtatataaggggaaaccgttcgtggtttcccctcactcgtttgaaatttcaaaaatttgccggtgagagaaaccttttctttgtcttctccgacgatatttCTTGAACTTCCGGTGAGGTTGATTTGAGTTTCTCGAACTAGTTCTTTCTGTTGTTCATATTTCTGATGGCGGAACCCTCGAATgtacacaatgtggagggtgaaaaccctgaacagccggtagtggcggctgatgaagacgaagaCGATGATGTTGATGTttccggtggtgggttaccggtgttgaaaTGGTCGAAGGGTGGTTTTAAAATCCTGATAACCACCGTTCAAATGGCCGACGAGTGGGATGCTacttacccacaagagggggataccggtgccgatgctccggccggttatattactttgtgggctgattttttcacCGAAGGCAACCTTAGGTTGtcggtgacggtgtttgttgcggaggtgttggagtattaccatctccatatctcccaacttagtccctTTGAGATGTTCCGAATCAGGAACTTTGAATATACTTTCCGTGCCCATGGCTTGCCTATTACTGTTGAAAATTTCCGGCgattctaccagttgacggtgaacactgTTTTTTCTCTTTTACTCAACGGCATGGGAGTTTAAAGTTGATGACGCCTCCTAAGGGTGTGACCGGctggaagaagaaattcttctatGTTAAGGCCTGTGCGGTCTATGCCAATATGTCCTTCCGGAATGTCAATGTTGGCGTTACTGATGAGGATATTCCTGTTGCCACTACAaagactgtggattggttctctaggctgcggcctattgaacttaaGAAGTTAGATAACAACCAGCTGTGagtgttgcggatgatgcttactaggccggataggaaggcaagacccgttctgcgggaaaagagtggtggtaagcctgTTACTCTTTTTTGCTTTTCTTGCTTCATTATCCTTGTAGTAATATGCATGCATGTGTTGTATCAGCGGATGTggttggcttgtggaggatgtttgagcccgatttcgaGGGCCAAGTTGAGTTGATTCCAGTTGAGTTACGGCAAGGTTTCAATCTAGAAATTGTGGGTAACTTCCGTGTACCCAAACGTGATGTGGTGCAGGCACCTGTGCCAGAAGGTGCAAAAGGTATTTTCTTAGTTGTACTTGTTTTCCCAGTTCATCTTTGTAATTTGTTTACTTGATTTCTCCCATGCAGCTATTCTTGCGGACTTGGGGAAGTTTAAAAAGCACATCCCTAAGAAGCACGTAGAGAAGAAGCAGGTGAAGAAAACCACGCGGGGTCGTGGTAAGGGGAGGGCTGAAGGCTCAGTTGTCCCTCCTTCAGTGTCTcaggccgcaggtacctatcgattCCGTTatcgcagatataccgattatgtggtagtatctgatacccttgagggtttgggtgttctagTTAGTGGTGCGGCTGCAAGTAGAACTGCTGCGGGTCCCCCCGTTGATGGTGAGAAGAGAGAACCAGAGCAAAAGGATGTTGGTGGTAGTGAACTGAAACGTCGGAAGCTGCAGTCTAAAAGGGCTGCTccggcgcaaaagaaacctgcggttgctGCTGGTGAGTATAACTTTTTTCATTGTTTTGCATGCACAACGTATTGGATTAACAGTTATTGCTTTTTGTATTGCAGAATCCCAAGAGGCAGGTCTTTCATTTTTTGATTTCCCTTCGTCTCCCGTGCATACCGCTGCTGCGGACGCGGAGGTGCCGACGGATCCTGCGGTGCCCAAGGAACCTGTGGCACCCTTTGTTCGCAATCCCACCGTGCAGgtggagaagacggtggagaAGACTGCTtcccagatttttgatactgtGGATTCCTCTGACAATCtaatctctcccaatgagggtgatggattggacttgaggttttcagatgctGGGAAACACAAatctgatgctgaggtgcggcagcatgGTACTGAGCCGCAGAAATCTTctgctggtgagaaggttacCGGTTCTTCTTCCGGTGGTGCGGGTTACGAAGGACCTCCGattcagcctggagagtctgaattggagtactaTTACCGCACCTACACACAGGATcgaagtacagcttatcatcgaCCCCCTGGTCTGTTATGCAAGAGGATGATATTTCGAACGATCCTTCCGCGTGCagggagattttgggtggtctgggcaccccctttgaagttgaacgtgcccgtgccgcaccccgtgagctgcgcatcaaccaactttctaccatgctagtaggaagttccatagtggcgaacgctattttggaagactacaaggtgttaggccgcagggaggaggaagctgctcgcttgcgggctgaagcggaagagttggttaaggctgctcgt
This genomic stretch from Helianthus annuus cultivar XRQ/B chromosome 8, HanXRQr2.0-SUNRISE, whole genome shotgun sequence harbors:
- the LOC110871713 gene encoding protein ALTERED XYLOGLUCAN 4; protein product: MGIKDHHPHSLRRKLIPYALYALLFIAIFRLYFFPTPASLPSTTTTTSVDPPPSTGVVEEQEESSCDYTNGRWVHDKMGPMYNSTACGTIKDGQNCAAHGRPDTGYLYWRWKPNKCHLPRFDPNTFLQLTKDRHVAFVGDSLARNQLESLLCMLATVSLPNLIYTNGEDNKFRKWHFASHNVTVSVYWSPFLVKGTEKSEQVPYNRLYLDSVNDVWAKDLDGIDMVVLSIGHWYLHPAVFYYGDSVLGCHSCNDKNHTEVGFYDVYGMAFNTTLKALVNRGTDVIVTTFSPAHFEGDWDSLDACSKTKPFEENEKNLEGMDYEMRKQEIEQVISAKQSKSFRLEALDVTKLALMRPDGHPGPYMYPFPFADGKRERVPNDCVHWCLPGPIDTWNEIMLDIMKRWNH